A part of Emcibacter nanhaiensis genomic DNA contains:
- a CDS encoding DUF3168 domain-containing protein, with protein MTLTALNLLQASLHELLSGNVELAGRLSGIFDHVPEGMSLPYLAIGDMSVRDWSSKSFTGLEVLFDLHLWSGHRGNLEIRELADLVHGLLTPEVLQRDGLQVASLQFIFFETFFETDGRIRHGVMRYRARIIPGE; from the coding sequence ATGACTCTGACAGCTTTGAATCTACTGCAGGCCTCCCTCCATGAGCTGCTCTCGGGGAACGTCGAGCTGGCAGGCCGGTTGTCCGGTATATTCGATCATGTGCCGGAAGGGATGAGCCTGCCCTATCTCGCCATCGGCGATATGTCGGTCCGGGACTGGTCGAGCAAGAGCTTTACGGGCCTGGAGGTGCTGTTTGACCTGCATCTCTGGTCCGGCCACAGGGGCAATCTGGAAATTCGCGAACTTGCCGACCTGGTGCACGGTCTGCTGACGCCAGAGGTGCTGCAGAGAGACGGGCTCCAGGTCGCCTCCCTGCAGTTCATATTTTTCGAGACATTTTTTGAAACGGACGGTCGCATTCGCCACGGAGTAATGCGCTACCGGGCCAGGATCATTCCAGGAGAATAA
- a CDS encoding phage head closure protein encodes MTYRQLRHRVTFQTEEQAPDGSGGLASTWRDVATVWAAFTPVSASEVTESRQQQQRRLGDIRVRHNATLEDCRRLRHDNRNYRILTVQDPDGQGRWLLLRVEEEVHD; translated from the coding sequence ATGACCTACCGGCAATTACGCCACCGGGTGACGTTCCAGACCGAGGAACAGGCACCGGACGGCAGCGGCGGGCTTGCCTCAACATGGCGGGACGTGGCCACGGTCTGGGCGGCGTTCACGCCGGTTTCGGCCTCGGAAGTCACCGAATCCCGACAGCAACAGCAGAGGCGCCTGGGGGACATTCGTGTGCGCCACAATGCGACCTTGGAAGACTGTCGCCGGCTTCGTCATGACAATCGCAACTACCGGATATTGACTGTGCAGGACCCGGACGGGCAGGGGCGCTGGCTCCTGTTGCGGGTGGAGGAAGAAGTACATGATTGA
- a CDS encoding head-tail connector protein encodes MKLELMIPPAAEPLTLAEVKEFLKIDHGDEDSLLSGLIRSGRLACEIFIDRKLVSQHWRCFRNDWGAGSVYLPFSPIRSVEEVAVFRDGDYVPLAAESWLLDLDSFRPRLIGTPGHGWPDPDIPVAGIRISFTAGYGESWNEVPADIRQGLLHWIAAAFQQGEEAVRDRRLAEDLWRPYRRVKL; translated from the coding sequence ATGAAACTTGAGTTGATGATACCGCCGGCGGCGGAACCGCTCACCCTGGCCGAGGTGAAGGAATTCCTGAAAATCGACCATGGGGATGAGGACAGCCTGCTTTCGGGCCTGATCCGGTCCGGTCGGCTGGCCTGCGAAATTTTCATCGACCGCAAGCTGGTGAGCCAGCACTGGCGCTGCTTCCGCAATGACTGGGGTGCCGGGTCGGTCTACCTGCCGTTCTCACCCATCCGGTCGGTGGAAGAAGTGGCGGTATTCCGGGACGGCGACTATGTCCCCCTTGCGGCGGAAAGCTGGCTGCTGGACCTGGACAGTTTCCGGCCGCGCCTGATTGGTACGCCGGGGCATGGCTGGCCTGACCCGGACATTCCGGTGGCCGGTATCCGGATCAGCTTCACGGCCGGATATGGCGAAAGCTGGAACGAGGTGCCGGCCGATATCCGCCAGGGGCTGCTGCACTGGATCGCAGCCGCCTTTCAGCAGGGTGAGGAGGCTGTTCGGGACCGGCGGCTGGCTGAAGACCTGTGGCGGCCCTATCGCCGGGTGAAGCTATGA
- a CDS encoding phage major capsid protein, protein MTLETKEALENLTSSFESFKAANDQRLKELEEKGSTDVLTEEKLARINQDLDGLQQKMNRLYSASRRPALGDGDRPENDRETKAAFYDGFIRKGMVTGLEEKALNSLSGEDGGYTVPQELDRELEKRLRLLSPIRSDAKVVSIGSSRYKKLVNVGGIASGWVAETDARAETDTPKLAEIDPPLGELYANPAATQVMLDDAHFDVEQWLGEELAEEFAIQENAAFVAGDGVNKPKGFLTYTTSANEDTSRSFGEIQAIASGVDGDWAASDPADVLIDLVHSMKTGYRTGAKFYLNTGLLAEIRKFKDQDGNYLWRPGLESGAASSLLGYPVVEVADMPDRASGSLSVAFANMRRAYTVTDRMGTRILRDPYSHKPYIHFYTTKRVGGAVTNDQAIKLLQFAA, encoded by the coding sequence ATGACACTTGAAACCAAAGAGGCCCTGGAAAACCTGACCTCCTCCTTCGAAAGCTTCAAAGCCGCCAACGACCAGCGGCTGAAGGAACTGGAGGAAAAGGGCAGCACTGATGTGCTGACCGAGGAAAAACTGGCCCGGATCAACCAGGACCTGGACGGCCTGCAGCAGAAAATGAACCGCCTGTACAGCGCCTCCCGGCGCCCCGCTTTGGGCGACGGTGATCGTCCGGAGAACGACCGGGAAACCAAGGCCGCCTTTTATGACGGCTTTATCCGCAAGGGCATGGTGACGGGGTTGGAGGAAAAGGCGCTCAACAGCCTGAGTGGCGAAGACGGCGGTTATACGGTGCCGCAGGAGCTGGACCGGGAGCTGGAGAAACGCCTGCGCCTGCTGTCGCCGATCCGCTCTGACGCCAAGGTGGTCAGCATCGGCTCGTCCCGCTACAAGAAGCTGGTCAATGTGGGCGGCATCGCCTCCGGCTGGGTGGCGGAAACTGACGCCCGGGCCGAAACGGACACGCCGAAACTGGCGGAAATCGATCCGCCGCTGGGCGAACTTTACGCCAATCCGGCGGCGACCCAGGTGATGCTGGATGATGCCCATTTCGATGTGGAACAGTGGCTCGGCGAGGAACTGGCCGAGGAATTCGCGATCCAGGAAAATGCCGCCTTTGTCGCCGGCGACGGGGTCAATAAACCGAAGGGGTTCCTGACCTATACCACCTCCGCTAATGAGGATACGAGCCGCAGTTTCGGTGAAATCCAGGCTATTGCCAGCGGCGTGGATGGGGACTGGGCGGCCAGTGATCCGGCCGATGTGCTGATCGATCTGGTGCACAGCATGAAGACCGGCTATCGCACTGGCGCAAAATTCTATCTCAATACCGGCCTGCTGGCGGAAATCCGCAAATTCAAGGACCAGGACGGCAATTATCTGTGGCGGCCGGGTCTGGAAAGCGGGGCGGCTTCCAGCCTGCTGGGCTACCCGGTGGTGGAAGTTGCCGACATGCCGGACCGGGCGTCGGGCTCACTGTCCGTTGCCTTCGCCAATATGCGCCGCGCTTATACGGTGACCGACCGAATGGGCACCCGGATCCTGCGCGACCCCTACAGCCACAAGCCCTATATCCATTTCTATACCACTAAGCGCGTGGGCGGGGCCGTGACCAACGATCAGGCCATCAAACTGCTGCAGTTCGCGGCCTGA
- a CDS encoding HK97 family phage prohead protease, whose translation MTDFLTDDRPATTDGRFEGYASVFNVVDNGNDLVVPGAFRRSLQDRGARGIKLLWQHDPREPVGVIEEAFEDHYGLFVRARLLTNIRRAEEAHGLVRSGALDGLSIGFHTQKADRRVDGSRILREVDLWEVSLVTFPMNDKARILSLKGEERPTSGGPSAAQAGLLAAMHHLSKLMTQER comes from the coding sequence ATGACAGATTTTCTGACCGACGATCGGCCGGCCACAACGGACGGTCGGTTCGAAGGCTATGCCAGCGTCTTCAATGTTGTGGACAACGGCAACGACCTGGTTGTGCCCGGTGCCTTCCGCAGGTCTCTGCAGGATCGGGGCGCCCGGGGCATCAAGCTCTTGTGGCAGCATGACCCCCGCGAGCCGGTGGGCGTCATCGAAGAGGCTTTCGAGGACCATTACGGCCTGTTCGTCCGGGCCAGACTATTGACCAACATCCGCAGGGCTGAAGAGGCACACGGCCTGGTGAGGAGCGGGGCGCTCGACGGCCTGTCCATCGGGTTCCATACCCAGAAAGCGGATCGTCGGGTAGACGGCAGCCGGATCCTCAGGGAGGTGGACCTGTGGGAAGTCTCGCTGGTGACATTCCCCATGAATGACAAGGCACGGATTCTCTCCCTGAAAGGGGAGGAACGGCCGACTTCTGGCGGTCCGTCCGCGGCCCAGGCGGGCCTGCTGGCCGCCATGCACCATCTCAGCAAACTCATGACACAGGAAAGGTAA
- a CDS encoding DUF6127 family protein — MPEPSPSLQNIVRQASEEGVSRETLYHLIEKATEEGAARALADLGLQDRNAQGDLNELRALLDSWRETRRTVRQIILKWVIKIVLTSLILGLAVKMKLLHLGSPL; from the coding sequence ATGCCTGAACCATCGCCGTCCCTGCAGAATATTGTCCGCCAGGCTTCGGAAGAGGGGGTGAGCCGGGAAACCCTCTATCACCTGATTGAGAAGGCGACCGAGGAAGGGGCCGCGCGGGCGCTGGCCGATCTGGGCCTGCAGGACCGCAATGCCCAGGGCGACCTGAATGAATTGCGTGCCCTGCTCGACAGCTGGCGGGAAACCCGCAGGACGGTGCGCCAGATCATCCTCAAATGGGTCATCAAGATTGTACTGACCAGCCTGATCCTCGGACTGGCGGTGAAAATGAAACTTCTTCATCTCGGCTCCCCCCTCTAG
- a CDS encoding phage portal protein, giving the protein MNPFSKLGGLFARREQKASAVAHLQQGSETVWLGMGEARWSNRTYRSLAEEGYRKNVVAHRSVKLLAESAASVPLLLFRDGQRLDHHPLLDLLTRPNPMQGRMTFLESLYSFLNIAGNSYVEAVRGADGLPSELYVLRSDRIRLDQGRSGWPRAYVYSLGGRDHVFPVDPVDGSSPLLHLKYFHPLDDLYGLSPLEAAAMAVDVHNAASNWNKALFDNAARPSGALVFEGREGQDSLSSDQFERLKNELADSFQGAKNAGRPMVLEGGLKWQKLAFSPADMDFINGKHVSAREIALAFGIPPMLLGIPGDNTYSNFQEANRALWRLTLLPMMERVVTALNGWLCPDYGPDLRLAFDQDAIPALSHDRQLLWERVGAAEFLTTDEKRAAVGLGPMDKTEQPDA; this is encoded by the coding sequence ATGAATCCATTTTCTAAACTGGGCGGGTTATTTGCCCGCCGGGAACAGAAGGCGAGTGCGGTCGCCCACCTGCAGCAGGGATCGGAAACGGTCTGGCTTGGCATGGGTGAGGCGCGCTGGAGCAACCGCACCTATCGGTCGCTGGCGGAGGAAGGCTACCGCAAGAATGTGGTGGCGCATCGCTCGGTCAAGCTGCTGGCGGAAAGTGCCGCCTCGGTGCCACTGTTGCTGTTCCGGGACGGCCAGCGGCTGGATCATCACCCGCTGCTGGATCTGTTGACCAGGCCCAACCCCATGCAGGGACGGATGACCTTCCTGGAAAGCCTCTATTCTTTCCTCAATATTGCCGGTAACAGCTATGTGGAGGCGGTGCGCGGCGCCGACGGACTGCCATCGGAGCTCTATGTCCTGCGCTCGGATCGTATTCGCCTCGACCAGGGCAGGTCAGGATGGCCCCGGGCCTATGTCTACAGCCTGGGCGGCCGGGACCATGTCTTTCCGGTCGATCCGGTGGATGGGTCGAGCCCGCTGTTGCATCTCAAATATTTCCATCCGCTGGATGATCTTTACGGCCTGTCACCGCTGGAAGCGGCCGCCATGGCGGTGGATGTGCATAACGCCGCCTCCAACTGGAACAAGGCGCTGTTTGATAATGCCGCCCGCCCGTCCGGGGCACTGGTGTTTGAGGGCCGGGAAGGCCAGGATAGCCTGTCCAGCGATCAGTTTGAACGGCTGAAAAATGAACTGGCCGACAGTTTCCAGGGGGCCAAGAATGCCGGCCGTCCCATGGTGCTGGAAGGCGGGCTCAAATGGCAGAAGCTGGCCTTCTCGCCAGCCGATATGGATTTCATCAACGGCAAGCATGTGAGCGCCCGGGAAATTGCCCTGGCGTTCGGTATTCCGCCCATGTTGCTGGGCATTCCCGGCGACAATACCTACAGCAATTTCCAGGAAGCCAACCGGGCGCTGTGGCGGCTGACCCTGCTGCCGATGATGGAGCGGGTGGTCACGGCCCTGAACGGCTGGCTCTGTCCTGATTATGGGCCGGATCTGCGCCTCGCCTTTGACCAGGATGCGATACCGGCCCTGAGCCATGACCGCCAGCTGTTGTGGGAGCGGGTCGGTGCGGCCGAGTTCCTGACCACGGATGAAAAACGCGCGGCGGTCGGTCTCGGGCCTATGGACAAGACGGAACAGCCAGATGCCTGA
- a CDS encoding DNA-packaging protein, whose product MTAESLAAQVACLESNDRSRLVAALSDLDCEALLHDWQFWGRRSQMPPIGDWFCWLVMAGRGFGKTRMGVEWLRSQVEGPSPLKAPKGAPERIALVADSFLDGVQTMVEGESGLMACCPDAFRPHFEVSKKRLVWPNGIQAFLYSSEAPDQLRGPQHALAWADEIAKWSHVEETWDNLLFGLRLGEQPRVMVTTTPRNIPLLRKLMEDEKVCVTRGNTYDNSANLPDAFLAEIRQRYEGTRIGRQELYGELLIDIEGALWSRDLLDGCRIARLPELSRIVVAVDPPVSSGPDADQCGIIVAGRDLAGQGYVLRDETIHGVGPLDWASRAIKAYHEFNADRLVAEVNNGGDLVESLIRQIDPEVSYLPVRASRGKTIRAEPVAALYEQGRIFHHGIFPELEEEMCGFSQTEVRKGKSPDRVDALVWALTDLLLRRESRPRIRQIIY is encoded by the coding sequence ATGACGGCTGAGTCGCTGGCGGCCCAGGTGGCGTGCCTTGAGAGCAACGACCGGTCCCGCCTTGTCGCCGCCTTGTCGGATCTGGACTGCGAGGCCTTGTTGCATGACTGGCAGTTCTGGGGGCGTCGGAGCCAGATGCCGCCGATTGGTGACTGGTTCTGCTGGCTGGTGATGGCCGGACGCGGGTTCGGCAAGACCCGTATGGGCGTTGAATGGCTGCGTAGCCAGGTGGAAGGGCCGAGCCCGCTGAAGGCGCCTAAGGGCGCGCCGGAACGGATCGCCCTCGTGGCGGACAGTTTCCTCGACGGGGTGCAGACCATGGTCGAGGGGGAAAGCGGCCTGATGGCCTGTTGCCCGGACGCCTTCCGGCCGCATTTCGAGGTCTCGAAAAAACGCCTGGTCTGGCCCAACGGCATCCAGGCGTTCCTTTATTCCTCGGAAGCGCCGGATCAACTGCGCGGGCCGCAACATGCCCTCGCCTGGGCCGACGAGATCGCCAAATGGAGCCATGTGGAGGAAACCTGGGACAATCTGTTGTTCGGGCTCCGGCTCGGGGAGCAGCCCCGGGTCATGGTCACCACCACGCCCCGTAACATTCCGCTGCTGCGCAAGCTGATGGAGGATGAAAAGGTTTGTGTCACCCGCGGCAACACCTATGACAACAGCGCCAACCTGCCGGATGCATTTCTCGCGGAAATCCGCCAGCGTTATGAAGGCACGCGCATCGGCCGGCAGGAGCTATACGGCGAACTGCTGATCGATATCGAAGGGGCGCTGTGGAGCCGGGACCTGCTGGACGGTTGTCGGATCGCCCGGCTGCCGGAACTGTCCCGCATCGTGGTGGCGGTCGACCCGCCGGTGAGCAGCGGTCCCGACGCCGACCAGTGCGGCATTATCGTCGCCGGCCGCGACTTGGCCGGGCAAGGCTATGTACTCCGGGACGAGACCATCCATGGCGTTGGCCCGCTGGACTGGGCGAGCCGGGCGATCAAAGCCTATCACGAATTCAATGCCGACCGGCTGGTGGCCGAAGTCAACAACGGGGGCGACCTGGTGGAAAGCCTGATCCGTCAGATTGATCCGGAAGTAAGCTACCTGCCGGTCCGGGCCAGCCGGGGCAAGACGATCCGGGCCGAGCCGGTGGCGGCCTTGTACGAGCAGGGCCGGATCTTCCATCACGGCATCTTTCCGGAACTGGAAGAGGAAATGTGCGGCTTCAGCCAGACGGAAGTGCGCAAGGGCAAGAGCCCGGACCGGGTTGACGCCCTGGTCTGGGCGCTCACCGACCTGTTGCTGCGGCGGGAAAGCCGGCCGCGGATCAGGCAGATTATTTATTAG
- a CDS encoding fructosamine kinase family protein yields the protein MQELSNLTERIFGSRVTATSGLSGGCLADLRLVRLENGREVVLKQGDNLLCEAFMLDYLRRHTSLPIPEVFHSAEDCILMEYMPGRASALDGAAEQHLASLVAELHEITAPQFGFERETVIGPLNQPNDQTADWCVFFRDRRLVHMADQGREAGKLPEEVYGRLLRLADRLEQYLGHQPQVSLLHGDLWGGNILSERGRVTGLVDPAIYYGDAEVELAFMTLFGTVGRRFFGRYSEQRPLDPDFFRTRKDIYLLYPLLVHVRLFGGSYVGQLDAILGRYL from the coding sequence ATACAGGAGTTATCAAATCTCACTGAGCGGATTTTCGGCAGTCGGGTCACCGCCACGTCTGGTCTGTCGGGCGGGTGTCTGGCCGACCTCAGGCTGGTGCGGCTGGAAAATGGCAGGGAAGTCGTCCTGAAGCAGGGAGACAATCTCCTGTGTGAGGCCTTTATGCTGGACTATCTGCGCCGGCATACGTCCCTACCAATACCTGAAGTTTTTCATTCCGCGGAAGACTGTATCCTCATGGAATATATGCCCGGCCGGGCCAGCGCGCTGGACGGGGCGGCGGAACAGCACCTGGCGAGCCTGGTGGCGGAGCTGCACGAAATCACAGCACCACAGTTCGGTTTTGAACGGGAGACAGTGATCGGGCCGCTGAATCAGCCCAATGACCAGACCGCAGACTGGTGTGTCTTTTTCCGTGACCGGCGGCTGGTCCATATGGCCGACCAGGGGCGAGAGGCGGGTAAATTGCCGGAGGAGGTTTATGGCCGGCTTCTCCGCCTCGCGGACCGGCTGGAGCAGTATCTCGGGCACCAGCCGCAAGTGTCGCTGCTGCACGGGGACCTGTGGGGCGGCAATATCCTGTCCGAACGGGGCAGGGTGACGGGATTGGTCGATCCGGCCATCTATTACGGGGATGCCGAGGTCGAGCTGGCATTCATGACCCTGTTCGGCACGGTGGGGCGGCGCTTTTTTGGTCGCTACAGCGAACAAAGGCCGCTGGATCCGGATTTTTTCAGGACCCGCAAGGATATCTATCTGCTCTATCCCTTATTGGTTCATGTGCGCCTGTTTGGCGGCAGTTACGTCGGCCAGTTGGATGCGATCCTCGGCAGGTATCTGTAA
- a CDS encoding surface lipoprotein assembly modifier, with protein sequence MLVFLLLMMGAGGHWLPAQASEAEPAMQQFNLKAGEILPFVERLIADGRLGEARQVLEQVRGRTPDPVQEQFLLGQIAGLEKRNHDAIEIYRDILARHPKLTRVRLELARALFLAGDDGAARHHFELVLGEDLPPAVEQNINRFLYEIRKRKRWQIRAYFALAPDTNITAATDQDKVYIYGLPFELSEDAQETSGLGVIGAVGADYFWPLADNIKLKSGVDIYHTQYSKSRFNDTFLSGSIGPRFVFKNTALTPQFTGYYRWYGGEDYNHAYGGQLLAEHVLSPRWRLDGTLSWQQLEYDRDIRRNGHLASFTTRVSYSLTSSSILQFLVGGTWEETRVEDLDNLSLRLGGGFYQDFGRGVTLYVKPELLLRYYDAVESGFAVETGGEDRKDTRYSVSVDLTKRDWSVWGVAPVFGYSYTRNDSNVSFYSYDRHRFQIGLTRTF encoded by the coding sequence TTGCTTGTTTTTCTTCTTTTGATGATGGGGGCTGGCGGGCACTGGCTGCCGGCACAGGCGTCTGAAGCCGAACCGGCCATGCAGCAATTCAATCTGAAAGCCGGCGAAATCCTCCCTTTCGTCGAAAGACTGATTGCAGATGGGCGACTTGGTGAAGCCCGTCAGGTCCTGGAGCAGGTCAGGGGGAGAACGCCTGATCCCGTGCAGGAGCAGTTTCTGCTGGGGCAGATTGCGGGACTGGAGAAGCGTAACCACGACGCCATCGAAATTTACCGGGATATCCTGGCGCGTCATCCGAAACTGACCCGGGTTCGTCTGGAACTTGCCCGCGCCCTGTTTTTAGCCGGTGATGACGGGGCGGCCCGGCATCATTTCGAACTGGTTCTGGGGGAAGATCTGCCGCCGGCGGTAGAGCAGAATATCAACCGCTTCCTCTATGAAATACGAAAGCGCAAACGCTGGCAGATCCGGGCCTACTTTGCCCTTGCGCCGGATACAAATATCACGGCCGCCACCGACCAGGACAAGGTGTATATCTATGGTCTGCCGTTTGAACTGTCAGAAGATGCGCAGGAAACCTCGGGCCTTGGCGTGATCGGCGCGGTCGGTGCTGACTACTTCTGGCCGCTGGCGGACAATATCAAACTCAAGAGCGGCGTTGATATATACCACACCCAGTATAGCAAGTCCCGGTTCAATGATACCTTCCTGTCCGGCAGCATCGGTCCCCGCTTTGTGTTCAAAAATACTGCACTGACCCCGCAATTTACCGGCTATTATCGCTGGTATGGCGGCGAGGACTATAACCATGCTTACGGGGGGCAGCTTCTGGCGGAACATGTCCTGTCGCCACGCTGGCGGCTGGACGGAACGCTCAGCTGGCAGCAACTGGAGTATGATCGTGATATCCGGCGCAATGGCCATCTGGCCAGTTTTACGACCCGGGTCAGCTACAGCCTGACGTCGTCCAGTATTCTACAATTTCTTGTGGGCGGCACCTGGGAGGAAACCCGGGTCGAAGACCTGGACAACCTGTCGCTCAGGCTGGGGGGCGGGTTTTATCAGGATTTCGGCCGGGGAGTGACGCTTTATGTGAAACCGGAACTGCTGCTGCGCTATTATGATGCGGTGGAAAGCGGTTTTGCCGTTGAAACGGGCGGGGAAGACAGGAAAGATACCCGTTACAGCGTCTCGGTGGACCTGACAAAAAGGGATTGGTCGGTGTGGGGGGTCGCTCCGGTCTTCGGCTACAGCTATACCAGGAACGATTCCAATGTCAGCTTTTACAGCTATGACCGCCACCGGTTCCAGATCGGATTGACCAGAACTTTCTGA
- a CDS encoding YheT family hydrolase, with amino-acid sequence MSASSGYRLLGKTPEGLDIPDFVGSKQWGGADLQTMRNTILGPPLTLRKAGERLLFDIDGGQKLAGALHTEDETGAPLEKKLVIMIHGIAGSEEASPMVSAAAYLISQGFPVLRLNLRGCGESAKTSHGPYHAGLTEDLVAVLAQLPEKYRDQGVFAYAASLGGNMLLKYLGETGEDSCVTAAVAVSAPLDLAACEQKLMEKRNSLYHGYILHGLKNQANLNLAREGYPEAVTNAALTAETIYEFDDKYVSVIHSLGGADNYYASQSCGQFLDAICRPTLLIEAENDPWVPVQSYEERDWPEDRDITALITSDGGHLGFHTQDNKIPWHERIAALFFESHLS; translated from the coding sequence ATGAGCGCAAGTAGCGGCTATCGACTTCTCGGCAAAACGCCGGAAGGTCTGGATATCCCGGACTTCGTCGGGAGCAAGCAATGGGGGGGAGCGGACCTGCAGACCATGCGCAATACCATATTGGGACCGCCGCTGACGCTGAGAAAGGCCGGTGAGCGCCTCCTGTTCGATATTGACGGAGGGCAGAAACTCGCAGGTGCCCTTCATACGGAAGACGAGACGGGGGCTCCGCTCGAAAAAAAACTGGTCATTATGATTCATGGTATCGCCGGCAGTGAGGAAGCCTCACCTATGGTATCTGCCGCCGCCTATCTGATTTCACAGGGGTTTCCGGTTCTGCGTCTTAATCTTCGTGGTTGTGGAGAGTCGGCGAAAACCAGCCACGGCCCCTATCATGCCGGCCTGACCGAGGATCTGGTTGCCGTCCTTGCGCAGTTGCCGGAAAAATACCGCGACCAGGGCGTATTCGCCTATGCGGCGTCGCTCGGCGGCAATATGCTTCTGAAATATCTTGGCGAAACAGGGGAAGACTCCTGTGTCACAGCCGCCGTTGCGGTGTCGGCGCCGCTGGATCTTGCCGCCTGTGAACAGAAGCTGATGGAGAAGAGGAACAGTCTTTATCATGGCTATATCCTGCACGGTTTGAAAAACCAGGCCAATCTCAACCTGGCGCGCGAGGGCTATCCGGAGGCCGTTACCAACGCGGCGCTGACGGCTGAAACCATCTACGAATTCGACGATAAATATGTATCCGTCATTCATAGCCTGGGCGGGGCGGACAATTATTATGCCAGCCAGTCCTGCGGGCAATTTCTGGACGCCATCTGCAGGCCCACCCTGCTGATCGAGGCCGAAAATGACCCCTGGGTCCCGGTGCAAAGCTATGAAGAGCGCGACTGGCCGGAGGACAGGGATATTACCGCCTTGATCACGTCTGACGGCGGACATTTGGGGTTCCATACCCAGGATAACAAGATCCCCTGGCATGAGCGGATCGCCGCCCTGTTTTTCGAGTCACATCTGTCGTGA
- a CDS encoding GNAT family N-acetyltransferase: MTEIVEIRQLSFGDWAELYRGYADSYGVPITDEQLHKVWEWLGGHETELRGLAAVQDGKPVGIVHYRRFLRPLAGEVGMFLDDIYVAKEARRHGVGEALIDAIKNIAETQNCTMIRWITHEDRPDAMAFYKKFGKETRWVTFDLKLDEREEGYERK; this comes from the coding sequence ATGACTGAGATCGTTGAAATCCGCCAGCTTTCCTTCGGCGACTGGGCAGAATTATACCGTGGATATGCGGACTCCTATGGTGTCCCGATCACGGACGAGCAACTGCACAAGGTCTGGGAATGGCTCGGGGGGCATGAAACAGAACTTCGCGGTCTTGCCGCCGTACAGGACGGTAAACCGGTCGGCATCGTACATTATCGCCGTTTTCTGCGGCCGCTTGCCGGTGAAGTCGGCATGTTTCTGGACGATATTTATGTGGCAAAGGAAGCACGTCGGCATGGTGTCGGCGAAGCTTTGATCGATGCTATCAAGAATATTGCTGAAACCCAGAATTGCACGATGATTCGCTGGATCACCCATGAAGATCGTCCGGATGCCATGGCGTTCTACAAGAAATTCGGTAAGGAGACCCGCTGGGTCACCTTCGATCTGAAGCTGGACGAGAGAGAAGAGGGGTATGAGCGCAAGTAG